TATCTCTGGAAGAGGTATTCAGCCTGGCCCGGCGCTTCTCGAATTATAAAATTGATAACACGGATTTTGACTGGGATACCAAAACCAGGAATACAGTCAAATTAGGTAAAGAGGAAAAGAGTTTACCTCTGTATACGCTTGAAGAAATCATTGAGCAACGAAAAGGGGTATGCCGGCATCATGCGCTGTTTACGGCCTTTTTATTAGGGCAATACATTAAAAAACAGTCAATCGCGGATACGAGTATTCATCACTGCCGAGACAATTGGGTTCATCCCAGAAAAACAGAACCCGTCGCCCATACCTGGGTAGTGTGCAAGCAAAACAATACGTTGTATTTAATTGACTCCATGTGGAATGTACAATTTAACCTGACAGATTACACAGATTATTCAAAAGCCTGCAAAGCCTACACGAAAGCAGTAATAAACCGCACCCTCAGCCGCGCCCATTTAAACCCTCCTGTCCAAGCGGAATTGGCACCGCCTCCGAAGCCTGCACTGGCCATGGAAGCCCCTAAAGATCCCGTCTCAGAAAAAACAAAGCAATTAAAAGATCAACTCGACTTGCTTGAAAAGGCAGATGGTGAGGTCATCAAGCGATTGATCGCGCAAGGTGCCGATGTGAACGTACAGGGGAGTAAAGGGTGGACTGCCGCCCACTGTGCAGCCCGAAAAGATGATCGTCAGCTGATCCTGTTTCTTAAGGAAAAAAAGGCTGATTTTAATTTAAAATCAGCCAACAGACAGCGCTCCCCCCTTTTCTATGCTCAAAATCGTGACATGATTAAGCTCCTGGTGGACTGTGGAGCCGATCCTTTTCAGGAAGATGGAACGCCGCAACAGGTTACCCCGTTACGTAAGCATGAAAAAATCATTTCAGCCGATGACTTATTGCGATGTGAAATTGATAAAGTGAATGGCGCCAACCTTGATCTAATCAAAAGGCTGATTGCAGCAGGTGCTGATGTCAATGCACAGGGCGAGGACACCGGCTGGACTGCTGCTCATTTGGCAGCCGATAAAAATGACGCCGCGCTGCTTCAATTGTTAATTGAGAAAAAGGCTGATTTTAATCTTAAATCAGGCAAACGCGGTCTTTCTCCACTCTTTTATGCACAAACCCCTGCAATGGTTCTGCAGCTTGTAACGAACGGAGCGAATCTTCTTCAGGAAGACGCAATCTCCACAACGACCCCTTTAAAAGAACTTTTGGAAAAGCGCATTGTTACAGCCGATGAACTCCTTAAAAATGAACTGGATAAGCAGAAAGCCGCTAACAGTGAGGTCATCAAGGCACTGGTTAAAGCTGGCGCCGATGTGAATACACAGGGTAAATCCGGTTGGACGGCTGTTCATTACGCAGCCCAGCGTGACGATGGCGATTTACTTCTCTTTTTAGTCAAAAAAAAGGCCAACCTGAATTTAAGATCCACTTCGCGTGGACGCTCCCCTCTTTTTTATGCCCATAAATCGCAAACCGCTGATTTCCTTATCGAACAAGGTGCCAATTTACTCCAGAAAGATAACACGGCCCTAACCGCGCTGCAGGCGCTGTTGGCCAGAAACATTTTTTCGGCTGATGAGCTGTTAAACAAGGAACTGGAAAAAAGACACCATGCCAATCCTGCGATCATCAAAGCCCTCATTGCGGCAGGAGCGACTATTAATTTACAGGGCGAAAAATCCGGCTGGACAGCGGTTCATTGTGCAACACAATGGGATGATGCGCCCTTAATCGAGTTTTTAATTGAAAGAAACGCTGACCTGAATCTCAAATCGACAACCAGTCAATCCTCCCCTTTATTTTATGCCCGCTCAGTCCGAGTCGTTGCGTTATTGTTAAATCACCAGGCCGATTACATGCAAGCCAATGTCAAGCAGCCTGCTTATCAGGCTCTGATAGCCAAGCCTGCTTTAAACTCAACGAAAGTCAAACGGCTCCTGCTCTCCCATGAATTGAAAAAGACGGGGTTTAACTCTATCCGCCACGAATTTTTAGCTCAATGCACACCCCAAGACTATGCACCCCAAGTCAAATTACTCCATGCTCTGGGCTGCTTCATAGAAGACCAAATCCAGCGTCTGGGCGATCTCTCGCGTTTTACCAAGGGGAAAGACGATAAAACCACGTTGTATCGTTCACTGATGAATGAGATTCGGGATACTCTGGAAAAGGGGAAATTAGGCAACAATGACACGATTAAGAATCTGCTTTATCAAGCGGCGACCATATCCCATCATCGGCGTTACCGCACCAGTAACAAAGCGGCCGCCTTTTTTTCAGCGGGATGTTACAAGGTGGAAGCGAAATCATGGGAACTCTACAAGGAATGGGTCAGCAGCTTCAATAAGGCAGACTCCGAAAATCCATTCCAGGACTTTCTGTCAGACAGTACGGCAATTCGCAAAAACAGGTTAGCCATCACGCTTCCCAATGAACACGGCGGAGTGACTAAGGTCAACGGCTATGACGAGTATCGTTCAAAGAAACTCAAGCCTTGACATTCAAGGGTCATTTATTCTTTGACTTCGCCGGCAGCCGACGCATGACCGGTCAACGAACTCGACTTGATTTTGGCCATGCCCGGAAACAGCGAACGGGATTTCAACTCCCGCCCTCCCAGAAGGTGGTCAATGGCTTGACGCAGAATGAATTTGGCTGTTTTTAAGACCTGTAAATCGTCAAACTGATTGTGGGCCAATCCCAGTACACTCTGACCAGAAAACCCCGGGCTGCTTTTCACAAGCCCCCTTCCTACCACAAAGCCATACTGCTTTAGGGGATCAACCGCTAAACCATCGACATCACAGGTCAATAGCAACGAGTAACCGCACACGTCAAGCAACTGCATTTCAAAGCGCCGCAGTAAAGCCTCGATGGCCAGTTTATTATTCACTGTGGCCAGCCCCTGCAGGGTGTATTGATAAGACTCGAACAGGGACGTGTAGCTTTCACCGGCATTGAGCGTGTAGTAAAGCAATTCGTTGACGTAAAGGCCAGCAAACAGGGACAGGCCGCTCAATCTAAGCGACGGCGCCAGGGTTTCCAGGCGGTTGATGTAGTGCCAGTCCTGACGGGTATCCACCGCGACCCACAGCGGGGTGAAGGCCTGCAGCAACACTTGCTTTTTACCTGCGCGACCGCCGCGGTAAAGGCCACGGAGCAAGCCCTGCTCCGGTGTGAAGAAGCTTAAATGGACACTGGTATCGCCGGCAGGGCGCTTATGCAAAAGCCAGGCTTCGTGTTGATTAGTGGTCATAACCTAACTGTTTCAAAATCCGTTCATCGTCTGCCCAGCCGGATTTTACCTTACACCAGCATTGCAGAAAGACCTTTTTGCCTAATAATTTTTCCATGTCCAGACGGGCGGCGGTCGCGATTTCTTTCAATTTCTGACCTTTTTCACCAATAATAATCCGCTTGTGATTGTCTTTCTCCACCAGAATGAGGGCATGAATACGGACCACATTGCCCTCGTCTTTGTAGGATTCAATGTCCACGGTGGTGGAATAAGGCAATTCCTGGCCGCAAAGGCGGAATATTTTCTCGCGCACGAGCTCCGCGCACAGAAATTTAATCGGCCGATCGGTGAACTGATCGTCATCAAACAAATGAGGGCCTTCCGGTAAAAAAGCTTTCAGGGCCTGTTGTAATTGTTCAACCTGAACCCCGGTTTTAGCCGACAGTGGAATAATGGAGGCAAAGGCATAGTGCTGGCTGATTTGTTCCATCCAGGGCAGCAACTGATCCTTGTCGGCTATTTTATCGACTTTGTTCACCGCCAGAATACAGGGCACGTTGGCTTGCCTGATAAGGGTCAATACGTGTTCATCCTCGTCTTTCCAATGCGTGCCATCCACCACCATCACCGCCACGTCCACGTCGCGCAGCACACTGTGAGCGGTTTTGTTCATCAGTCGATTCATGGCTTTTTTAGCCCCTTGATGAATACCGGGCGTATCCACGTAAACGTATTGATAATCCCCTTCGGTCTGAATGCCTAAAATGCTGTGGCGGGTCGTCTGGGGTTTGCGTGAAGTAATGCTTAATTTTTGCTGTAAGATCCGGTTCAGCAAGGTGGATTTACCCACATTGGGACGTCCTACCAGGGCAATGTAACCACAATAACTTGTCATCAATCCTTCCTGTTTATTTTTCGCACATTTTAACAGCCTGCGCCGGTAATTTCCAATATTAAATACCTTGCCACTCCGTAATGAAAGGGATATGGTGAAAGGACCAGGATGTTGGATAAAAAGTAACTATGGCACGCTACAGGATTGTTGACGGTACTCCAAGGGAAGTGATTCCCCTGCAAATCAAACCCGCTGCCCATCAGGAAATCCCAAGCATTACCGGTTCAATCATCAGCCCTGAAGCCGGGGCCATGCTATACGGGTACTACAGCATGGATTATCGCCTGCCCGGCGGCGATATGTTAAGGCTGCTGGCCAATCACAATCAGAAAACCGTCCAGATTCTGTTGTTAACCGGGGATGCGCAAAAACTGAAACAATTGCCAGGCACCCGGCAAGCTTCGCTGGTGGCCAATGCCATAGCCAGCATCCACCGTTATTGCATTCGCTCTGAAAGCTACAGCAAACCGCGCACGGCCGCACAACTGGCCAAATTCAATCTGGCTAAAAAAACCATTCAGCGGCTGAGCCGTTTATTGCCTGCCGAGCGGGCTGTTCCTGTCGGAGATTGGGCCGCTTATGAAGCGCTTCGTCATCAGGTTATCACCTTAATCGAAGCGTGCCGGGCAGAAAACCGCCTGTTAACCACCAATCCTGTGCTTTCCGAGGGCTGGTTGGAAACCATCCTGTATGAAGCACGTCAGGAAGCACAACATTTTGAATTAAACCGGGTTTTCCCTGTGTCACGACTGGATCAACTGGATTTTACCGAAGTCAAATCCAGACGTCAGGGCAAAGCCACGACGTTCATCTGGGACAGCGATATCCACATCGGCCATAATGAACAGGCCCTGCATGATACCTTGAGCATGATCGGCAACCTTTATGGTTTGTTGCCCGCCTCGAGCCTGACGCAGGTTCCAGCTAACCGTTTCAAACGCCTTGAAACCTTTTTGTATAAGCTCTGGAATGATGGCCATCATTGGATTAACCACTTGGCCAGCCGCAAAAAGCTACCCCATACCATCGACACCGACAATCACAGCAACGGGCTGTCGGTGTTAAAAATTAAACCGTACTACAGCCTTGGAGGCATCCCTCAACGAGGCTATGCAAATGTCGCCGCCCTGGTTCATTCCCTGACCGGCGCCCATGAGCCCGGAAAAACGGCACCATCGCTTGACGAAGCGCAGCGCTTATTGACACCATGCCCCAACGGCAGCTGGGTATTGCTTGACAATCAATCCCGTATCCTCATCCGCGTCAATGACGATTGGCTTCAATTGAATTATTTTGAGGAAGACGGCCTC
This region of Legionella taurinensis genomic DNA includes:
- the recO gene encoding DNA repair protein RecO; translated protein: MTTNQHEAWLLHKRPAGDTSVHLSFFTPEQGLLRGLYRGGRAGKKQVLLQAFTPLWVAVDTRQDWHYINRLETLAPSLRLSGLSLFAGLYVNELLYYTLNAGESYTSLFESYQYTLQGLATVNNKLAIEALLRRFEMQLLDVCGYSLLLTCDVDGLAVDPLKQYGFVVGRGLVKSSPGFSGQSVLGLAHNQFDDLQVLKTAKFILRQAIDHLLGGRELKSRSLFPGMAKIKSSSLTGHASAAGEVKE
- the era gene encoding GTPase Era — encoded protein: MTSYCGYIALVGRPNVGKSTLLNRILQQKLSITSRKPQTTRHSILGIQTEGDYQYVYVDTPGIHQGAKKAMNRLMNKTAHSVLRDVDVAVMVVDGTHWKDEDEHVLTLIRQANVPCILAVNKVDKIADKDQLLPWMEQISQHYAFASIIPLSAKTGVQVEQLQQALKAFLPEGPHLFDDDQFTDRPIKFLCAELVREKIFRLCGQELPYSTTVDIESYKDEGNVVRIHALILVEKDNHKRIIIGEKGQKLKEIATAARLDMEKLLGKKVFLQCWCKVKSGWADDERILKQLGYDH
- a CDS encoding ankyrin repeat domain-containing protein, whose translation is MPKHSINTGKPHRISQIDIDHANGQCHFIVSGPKLSPDIKLDEMQAEVIEHLQRVFGGLYDPKAFKIEFKPTRVEFRYTITNKTTLLLAFLKLAKYSTYLNRINEACINDIHQFIASEPKKKPASNPDIEFETGLRSQRHFHAHGEESDIIEYKSKKYRFCTGSIDFAATDFKRVASVGHNREIILLDPDSDQMQELYRAFEKPLTSLGENLSLEEVFSLARRFSNYKIDNTDFDWDTKTRNTVKLGKEEKSLPLYTLEEIIEQRKGVCRHHALFTAFLLGQYIKKQSIADTSIHHCRDNWVHPRKTEPVAHTWVVCKQNNTLYLIDSMWNVQFNLTDYTDYSKACKAYTKAVINRTLSRAHLNPPVQAELAPPPKPALAMEAPKDPVSEKTKQLKDQLDLLEKADGEVIKRLIAQGADVNVQGSKGWTAAHCAARKDDRQLILFLKEKKADFNLKSANRQRSPLFYAQNRDMIKLLVDCGADPFQEDGTPQQVTPLRKHEKIISADDLLRCEIDKVNGANLDLIKRLIAAGADVNAQGEDTGWTAAHLAADKNDAALLQLLIEKKADFNLKSGKRGLSPLFYAQTPAMVLQLVTNGANLLQEDAISTTTPLKELLEKRIVTADELLKNELDKQKAANSEVIKALVKAGADVNTQGKSGWTAVHYAAQRDDGDLLLFLVKKKANLNLRSTSRGRSPLFYAHKSQTADFLIEQGANLLQKDNTALTALQALLARNIFSADELLNKELEKRHHANPAIIKALIAAGATINLQGEKSGWTAVHCATQWDDAPLIEFLIERNADLNLKSTTSQSSPLFYARSVRVVALLLNHQADYMQANVKQPAYQALIAKPALNSTKVKRLLLSHELKKTGFNSIRHEFLAQCTPQDYAPQVKLLHALGCFIEDQIQRLGDLSRFTKGKDDKTTLYRSLMNEIRDTLEKGKLGNNDTIKNLLYQAATISHHRRYRTSNKAAAFFSAGCYKVEAKSWELYKEWVSSFNKADSENPFQDFLSDSTAIRKNRLAITLPNEHGGVTKVNGYDEYRSKKLKP